From Nitrospiraceae bacterium, a single genomic window includes:
- a CDS encoding TPM domain-containing protein, translating into MMPTRRLVGPLILVVVLAFSAVSMGMTPQEQNLPTPLGYVSDYAHLLDEEWHKQIRSVCKDLESSSGVEMLVVTLPSISPLSHAQEYASRLYEAWRIGTAQQERGILLLVAVKERQAVVVVGKNLLSVVTPQQLDEISLKHLRPMFRSGEYGINIYRSAVSLSTLAARAPIQKDKPKPQRSAAFWMNIAVVVLMVYALWRFTRPERRHPFSRWKRGEYWGTGQGGFGGNFGGFGGGTGGQGLR; encoded by the coding sequence ATGATGCCCACCAGAAGGCTTGTCGGTCCGCTCATTCTGGTGGTTGTGTTGGCTTTTTCTGCCGTCTCAATGGGGATGACTCCCCAGGAACAAAACCTCCCAACCCCGTTGGGGTATGTGAGTGATTATGCCCACCTGCTCGATGAGGAATGGCACAAACAAATTCGATCCGTGTGCAAAGATCTTGAATCGTCTTCCGGTGTGGAAATGCTGGTGGTGACCCTCCCGAGCATCAGCCCTCTTTCCCATGCCCAGGAGTATGCCTCCCGTCTCTATGAAGCCTGGCGGATTGGAACGGCGCAACAGGAGCGTGGCATCCTGTTACTGGTGGCGGTCAAAGAACGCCAAGCGGTGGTGGTGGTGGGGAAGAACCTTTTGTCGGTCGTGACTCCCCAACAATTGGATGAGATTTCTCTTAAGCATTTGCGTCCAATGTTCCGCTCTGGAGAGTATGGGATCAATATCTACCGGTCTGCCGTATCCCTTTCCACGCTGGCCGCACGGGCTCCTATTCAGAAGGACAAACCCAAGCCTCAGCGATCGGCCGCTTTTTGGATGAATATCGCGGTGGTGGTGCTAATGGTTTACGCGCTCTGGCGGTTCACCCGTCCTGAACGGCGACATCCGTTTTCCCGTTGGAAAAGGGGAGAATATTGGGGAACCGGTCAGGGGGGATTTGGCGGAAACTTTGGAGGATTTGGGGGAGGAACGGGAGGTCAGGGCTTACGTTGA
- a CDS encoding DUF3386 domain-containing protein, which translates to MEKNTAEQPTTEVQDDPKARELLQAAFAKTARWQPDFKGFQADLRINVNGKETKGTVTVKGPREVTVGIDDTELQTWAQNQIGMIAVHRGPRTFQESDGKHTLTLGGEEQHPLGQRITIHGDGMGSWYRVKDNRITQINRNMPQAAFTINVEESAVTQDGHYLTTRYTVYYFSPKDRSLKNVDSFSDTHIRIGNSDLPATRRIISYENGEIVVRSLTFENHKMLS; encoded by the coding sequence ATGGAAAAGAATACAGCAGAGCAACCAACCACCGAAGTCCAGGATGATCCAAAAGCCCGCGAGCTGCTCCAAGCCGCCTTTGCTAAAACCGCACGGTGGCAACCGGACTTTAAAGGCTTTCAGGCCGACCTGCGTATTAATGTGAACGGAAAAGAAACCAAAGGGACGGTGACCGTAAAAGGGCCGCGGGAAGTGACGGTGGGTATCGATGATACCGAATTACAAACGTGGGCCCAAAACCAGATTGGAATGATTGCCGTCCATCGGGGGCCTAGAACGTTTCAGGAATCAGACGGGAAACATACCCTGACGTTAGGAGGAGAAGAACAGCACCCTTTAGGTCAACGGATCACCATTCATGGAGACGGAATGGGTTCATGGTACCGGGTGAAAGACAACCGCATTACCCAAATCAATCGAAATATGCCGCAGGCGGCTTTTACCATCAACGTGGAAGAGAGTGCAGTCACCCAGGATGGGCATTATCTCACCACACGATATACGGTCTATTATTTTTCTCCAAAAGACCGGTCACTGAAAAATGTCGACAGTTTTTCGGATACCCATATCAGAATAGGCAACTCAGACCTTCCAGCCACCCGACGCATCATTTCTTATGAAAACGGGGAAATCGTCGTGCGATCCCTCACGTTTGAAAATCACAAAATGCTGTCATAA